The Culex quinquefasciatus strain JHB chromosome 2, VPISU_Cqui_1.0_pri_paternal, whole genome shotgun sequence genome contains the following window.
ACAATACGAATAAAAACCAGGTTTTTGCAGCGTGAGTGTGTGTATGCGAATTGGCCAAATTCGggcttgctctctctctctatcctTAATCAGTCTCAACGAAACAGAAATAACTTATCTCAGGACGCTTGACCACCAACTCGGCTAGCGTTGGTCGGATCGCGCTTGATATAGAACAGGATGTACGGCTTGCAGTCGGCAACGGCTGCGCTGCTGACCTCCTTCACGGTGTGATCGTTAAAGTGCATCCAGACGCCGTTGTTGATCGCGAACGATGTGTAGTGGCCGCAGCTGGAGCTGGAGGCGGAGAAAGAGACTTGGTCAGTCTTGATACATTTTAGTCGAAAAACGACGATATTTACCCATTGCCGTGATGGACGATGACGGCCGCCAGGTCGTACACGTTGCAGCTCGAGTTGGAACGTCTCGTCTCGGGGCCGTTGTTCAGCACAAACTGGGACATGTCGAGCGCGTTGATCGGGAACGATATCCGCAGGTCGATCTTGGTTCTGAAAATTaggtttgatttttctttatttatttattttttcgtgaAAAGACCATGTTCTGCACATTCTCAATTTATGACGATCATGACAGGCGCTTTGCGTCAGCATTCAAATATCGATGTCGATGGTGAATGTTGACAGaaagcattttttaatgtcatGCAATACCAATCACTGACCGTTTttaattcttgagttcttgaacTCTAATagtcttaacggtgcacatcaaccagagcttttgcacccagatttttgttacggacattttagtatcttcaaaacaatgggaactatcgatatgatttttcattcatccCTAATGTACTGTTCACAAtgttttacaacaaagtttgactaattttacaatccgTTGTTGCagaattgggtccgtaagtttggcaaggaaaaataagacaacaacttccttcgttgctgtgcacccttaaatgccttaagggtgcacagcaacgaaggaagttgttgtcttcttattcaaaaattgtcaaacttacggacccaatcctgcaactcCGGCATAGTAAAATTAgtgaaactttgttgtaaattacctggtgaacagtactttaggggatgaatcaaaaaatatttcgatagtacccgtagttttgaagatactaaaatgtctgtaacaaaaatatgggtgcaaaagctctggttgctgtgcaccgttaattctaaaattttgaaattctaaattttaaaatgctgaattctaaaattttaaattccaaaattcaaaaaatcttaattcataaattcgtaaattcttaaatttttaaattcttaaattcttaaattcttaaattcttaaattcttaaattcttaaattcttaaattcttaaattcttaaattcttaaattcttaaattcttaaattcttaaattcttaaattcttaaattcttaaattcttaaattcttaaatttaagaatttaagaatttaagaatttcagaattcttaatttcttcaattcctcaattcttgAATGGctcaattcttaaatccttaaattctgatttttttaaatttatggattctttaattctttaattgttcaattgttcaatTCTTATGTTCatatattctaatttttttaaattttaaattttagatccctgcaatcttaaattctgaaatgctaaaattctacaattctttattttcttgatttttaaattctttaatttttaaattctttaatttttattttcttaaatgtttaaattcttaagttcttaaaatgtaaattttttttaaaaattcttaaattctaaaatgccATTAGTTTTGCCGCCACTTAGATTTCAGAAAACCAGATTTTTGGAGTAATATTTTAGGTTAGCCAAATTTCgggattcgattatccggagtgaaattttagcgaggacttcggataatcgagtacagaatgtatttaattattttaaatgtataaatttataaacgtagaatttttgattttaaaatttttaaattttgaaattctttattttaagttctagaatttctgaattttaaaattttgaagttcttcattattaaaactattttgagTTCTACGTTTctaacttttagatttttttgtttatgaatgattttaatttgaatttaaaaattttagattttaatatttcaagttttttaagaatattattgttaatttctaaatttctagtttgtttgccaaaaaatatttaaaaagatatttctagattttaattgttttaaatttatctcttttcaaattttaatttttttaaggttaatACTTGTTAATTtctgagttttttgaatttctgtatttctgattttttgccggaaaattaaatgataaccattacttttctttttgtttaacttaattGTGAATACAGAACAAAATCCGTCCTTTTAATTTTCGACATTTTAATGTTCTACGTTCTGAGATGCGGCCCTATGAGGCAAAGTGTTAGTGTTATAAAATAGCACGACGTTAAGATTATCGCTGGTGACTAAACCCTgatgtccaaaaaatcaaaaaactagcctacaattttcgtatggtcataagatttattttcccaaaaatatctaaaaataaaaatattcaaaacccaAATTCAGGCCCATGTTGGCCCGGAGAAGAAGATTAAGCGCTCACTAGCAGACGGCTTTTTTTTGGACACAATCGACGTCAGATATCGCCTGCCTGAAGTCAACAGGATACGGTATCACCGCTTGTAGCGATACAATTAGAGTACTGGACAATACCAGAACAACGGTAGAACGTGCAAGGTGGTTGAACTGTGAATACGATTTTTACATGGACCTTCTCAGCTGGATCGAACGTGTAAAACTTGACGTCAAGTTATGTACTTTGCCTTGATGATTTACCGATTTTGAGACAATATTCGAGGCCCTCAAGCAATTCGTCAACATTGAGATGATCGCAAAACTCACCTGTAGAAATTGTTCCATCTGAACCGCTTTATGTGCAAACACAGCACGTTCGGTAATCTCCGGATCCAGAAGCGCTTCGTCGACTTTTGCTTGCACTTGCACGAGTTGCAGTAGTACAGTTCGGTTTCGGCTAGTTCTTCCACCTTGAAAGCAGAGtaaaatcataattaaaaacttgtctgaaataagggaaaagtGGGACCAACCTCCGTAAAACTGGACAAACAGTCCGAGATGTGACACACGGGCGCGTCCTTGTCCTTGTCACCCCCATCCACCGCCGACTCCTTGGTGTAGTACTTCTCCGGAATGTCCAGCGACAGGTCTAGAAACGGGTCGTGCTTCTTGCTTTCCATGCCGCAGATCAGGCAGCGCACCTCGCTCTGCAGAATGCCGCCAAACACGTTCGTCACGATCGAGTTGCGTCCCTTGGTGTGCAGGTGGCTCAGTGCAGGTACGTTGTAGGGGTTGGGCTTACCTTCGCCCGGTTtgtggccgccgccgccggcgCCTCCACCCGCCAAACTGCCGTCCACCGGAAACGAGACCTGCTGCAGTTCGGTGTGCAATCGGTCCAGCATGTAGCGCAGAAACTCGTGGGCGTCGTGCTGCCGGTGGCCCCGAAACTGCGGCACCACCTTCCAAATCACCAGAAAGAGACACTCGGGCGAGATGGCCCCCTTCGAGCCGTCCCCGCCCTGGCTGAGGTTCAGCAAGACCTAAAAAACGACATTTCGttaaagaaatttgaaacaaaGGGCGCGACTCTTTTTCAACCGACCTTCCTCAACTCCTCCACCACAAACACGTCGTCCAGGTTCTCCTTCATACTGCGCGAGTGGTACGCCTTCTGCTTGTGCTTGCCCGTCTCCAGCGAGGGCATCGCGTTAAAGTAACAGCTAAACTCCTGAATGTTGCTCAGCGACTGTAATACTGAATTCATGAAGCAGGTATTGCCGAGATTCCGCAGCCCCACGACGCGCCGCATCGATTTCCGCTTGGcctgactgctgctgctgttactGGCGCCGTTGCCACCGTTGGCGACCGCTCCGTTCTCGTTGTTGCTATCGCTGGAGATTGTCCGCTTGCGGGGTCGCAGCTTCCGGACGGGGGTAATCAACGTCACCGCCGACAGCGCCGCCCCGGAATGTGACGAAGTCGAGGACACGGCCGACGATGCCGACGACGGTTCCTCCCAGCCGGAATCGCTCGACGAGGACGTACTGCTGGCGTTTTCCTGGGCCGCCGCCGCCCGACTTGGACGAGCTGATCTCCTCCATCGTGGAGGACGTCTCGGACACGGTGTCGCAGTCGCCGTCCTTGAGCTCGCCCCGAATCTCCTCCAGCACGTTGTCGGCGGTGTCGTTCACCACAAACTCGTCGCATTTGTAGCTGTACGGGAGAAggaaaatcagcaatttttttaaatttaaactttgttCAACTCACCAGTAAACCGACAGATTGACCGTGTTGATGCAGATGCTGTGGTTCCGCTGGGACGAGTGCTTCAACGCGTGACCCTGCTCGTAACGGCCGCAGCGTACCGAGCCGCACTGCAGACACATCCAGTTGTCCTTGCCGGAACATTCTGTGGAAAGcagaattaaaataattttaatttaaacactaaaatttgCAACCCTGCACTGGTCGTGCAACACACAAGTGTAGCAcaacgcaatgtaaacaaatatGTGTAAAACGTAAAAGAGCTCTCTCGCTCGCGATAACAATCCTCTCCCACTCTCTtctgtctctctctctttgGTCTCGCTTGTGCTCCGCGAGAATCGTTTGAGACTGTATTCGTGAATGAATGATTGATCCCAAGATGGTACCAATACACGCTCACCAATCATATGATAATGAACACGGAATCAAAGCGGATTGCGAGATAAAGACTGGACATGAATGGAAGCGTGGAAGAGCAAAGACTTGGCAGACATTTAAATGACCATGAATTCGGTAGACAAAGCAAACGGAACAATGAACGAGGCGATTCGCGAGCGCAAAAGTGAATTGAATCAACTAATTAATTGCTACCAAGGCTAGACTTTGGCATAGACCTAGGCATCTTGTCTTAGAAATTCATCAAACTTTTATCAATAAGTTCCATCTTTGATCCGACGATAACTTTCTACAACGATGCGCCCCTCTCGGTGCTAGAGTTTCTGTCATTCTTGCATCGGCCACGACGCCATCAACATCGTGTCGACGCGGATTCAGCGAGAGGGCTGGCTCCGACATTCGATTCTCGCATGAATTATGCATTGCAAAAGGCCCCCTCTGTTCTGTTTGGCTGGCTGTGCTCTCCAATGCTTTTTCGTTACCATGAAGAGATTTCACGGTAATTCACGGTGGAGCAATTCTCAGATATTTCGAGTTCTGTTGATAACATTTTGTTTGTCTTTTTCGAATTAGAACAAaacgacggtaacatttcaaaaggcatcatgtacattttgacactttctgggttattgcatattctgaaagtactcctaataagctacctctccaccaaaaatgagcaaaagttacttcagtaaagtctgtttaattatgattttaaataaagtaacataaacaaaatctctgccatcagcagtccctgtttatatagccctgtcaacctgtcaaacaaaagactacatgaacctcgtgacgaaaaaaaaacatcatgcaAAAAGCGctatgtacattcggcgaagaaaaacgaatcataacaaagcgtcctcctcaatgacagcagggtgatttagacgttggtgatttcaaaaaaagttatgtttgtttttctcaaataaaattaaagaaataatgttttattgagttttgatcatcaagtatcaataaaagcaacgttttttcatcgtttgttatcatagAACATCTCATTttacttttatattaaaataggaattgaaaatggatgctcaacatttaaATGCGTTTATCTCAAAAAGGATGgtgtgtacatgatgctttttgaaatgttggcatcgaaaaGACAAATGGAAGGACACATTAATTTACTATATTTACGAGGCACCCATTCTACGTTGCTCAAATTTTCTGTTACAATTAAATAAAGTTGAGTCAACATGCTGCAAATCAGAACACTACTTTCTGTGTCGCATTGTTACAAATTACTCCCCATAGCAGTGTTCAGCCttatcacaaaaaaactcagtttattctaattttttgacaaagaactttgtttaAGGGCTCAATCTGCAGTGTCAATCCAGAAATTTCGATATGCTCCAGGGTTACAGTGTTGCACGTCCCTGTTAGGGAAAGGATCTGCGACGCAACAAATTATTGCTGTTGCGTGGAAGTTCCAAAAAGTAgcggtgggcaaaaccgctctttttacctaaactcccaagctcgagaaaaggggaatttatatggaaattcccttttctcgagcttgggagtttaggtgttagaGCCGCTAATTTTGATCTCTCATTAAAAAGaacggctcttttgaacggctctttcgctctttttgaaaatatggattaaaatgatattttttaagaatggtATGATTTTCTAAGCTATTTCACATTGGAATTATATTAattacctgaaaaaaaaatactaaaaacgagaagatgcccttgaaaccataggtcttggcggtctctatgcagggtgaccactcaaatcccgttttgaaattcccgacttttacAGAATCTcaaatacagtacttgttcggtaactgggttgAAAACGTAGCACAgttaccgaatgctgctcgctaactgggctgaacgaaaataacgaggggaccactgatgcataatattttccagatgaaataaaaaaataaaagttactcaaattgaTTTACAATGCTTTCTTTTCATAtgtctttaattgtgacttgaaattgaataaaagtttgaaataagtttttttatttattgaacatgattattgcatctactaacccctcagtcatttcggtttgttttggttttttgacgtttgtctgcttttaactgggctacggcccagttatcgatcGCACAgctaaaaagcagcccagttaccgaacaactactgtaataggcatttcttatctaaattatgttttcaataaaaaaaaaactcctcatAAAAAGCCAATATAAACTAttgacaattttcgaaaaaacagaaatttaacaACAAATTCCTCGAAAAGCCATTAAAAATTGACGCTCTCTTTTTTTGTTTCCGATTAGTAACATTAACAATttgtctttgaaaaataaccgaaagattaataatatttgtaatttcaatgtttattttcaaaattggcaaatgtaaatatagtttttaatactttgtttcaactggaaatgacaacaagttaaagataactaaactttaaatattattaatttaaaatatgattgctgttaatattctttgaaataattttgaaaatatcgaggaattcGTTAAAAAAAGCTTTTACAAAGTTTCCTTtagaattttgtgaattttgttgttgattttttaaatttatgttgatttatctagttgtcagtatttaaccgttttttttttcgatgaaaaaaaaagtttgagaagattttatttttttgtaccacttattttatgtgaaatgtgAATCTTTTAACATATTTGCAATAACTTAAACCAACATTTgctggatttattttttaacgaattcaatatttttcttgtttccaAAACGATGTtctttctgaatgaaaaaaaaaatgaaatatttttttcattcagaacgaaTATCTAATGGATTTTTACTATATATTTTAGTTTCCTATAGTAATTTACACATACGCACAAAAATTCAAGGGaatcatttggaaaaaaaattaaatgacttAACGAatttagttcaaaaattcaaaatatttactacaaaaaaaaaacatggccaaactcaagttggaatcaaTGTGATCAAATGAAACAGAATCATACGTTTGCGCTAGCCACAGTCGTTAAAATTAggctcaatttttatatttatttttcattgattttgttgtttaaagttaGAGTAAGAACAAGAGATAAtgttgataaacaaaaataaatttaaaaactcttgatgcataaaaaaatattataaaattctgTGTCAACTACATCCAGAGTTTATAAGTATTTTTAATGTCTTAAAAACCTTTTAATTCTCATATAGACTGAAATAGTGAAAGAAACCattaatttaaagtaagttactaaagaaGAATAATTCACAATTATtgagtgaatttaatttaaaaactgttcaaaatattacaaaattattcaagaattATAAAAAAGAAATCAAGCAGATATGCTTGGGATTCCCGACCTTCCCCGACTTTCTGTCAGAAAATCAcaatttcccgactttttctcgATTTTTAGCAGATTTTGGCTAAtttccgactttcccgatttcccgacttgagtggccaccctgtctaTGTCAACAtttctatccaggtttttaagcgaagatggcgttcgaatggtgaacgtccgaaatgtcaaaatcgcgcagtagcaccaacattagaaaaaaaatgtggctgtgatgccatggcacacttttttcgtaatgttggtaccactgcgtgattttgacatttcgggcgttcacctttcgaacgccatttttgcttaaaaacctggattgaACCTTAATGTTCGAATGATTgcatggcatccaaacttaaaactAGGACTGTTGAgaaattgctattaatttttCAACTCAAATATGAAATTAAGTCCACACATTTTTCTCTAATTTAGATTAAGGAATGATTGTTTGAGTTGTTTTCTTTATAAATCGAAATGTTGCAGGCATCTccagtttaaaaatacttttttaaataaatttattgccaagtttattttgacgaagaacttcgtcttagggctctatacggggtagcaatccaaaattttgcaagcgaaatgaaaccgaaaaatgACACAACTTCCCCAAGCAGAGGGGaaaatcacagaagcagcgcggccgacggttttggtataaatataaacgccactccctccacagcattagtttagtcggtggtctaccaccgaagcgagaggagctcagctcagCAGTGATGCCTTCTCTGAATACCACCTAGCTTTCCTCacataatgttaaaaaatcaagaattcagCTAAATGTTTCTTTATTCGTTCTTCGTCATTTTAGTTATGTCTGTTAcattaccactgcaccttttttttctcaaaatgcttgacaatttggttttatttttgaatttagaatttatttagaaattttgtttgatggGTTTTGTTTTATAAACAGTTTTTGATTTGAATAATTATTTGTGTGAGAATTGAAGAGTATTTGAGATTCTGGAAAAGTTGGGACATAGAAAGTGGGATTTGAGTAGCTACCCTTGATAAGCAATTTTTTAAGCTTTCTGCAAAGTTTTTTGTCGTATTGGTCATGTGTagcataaccacctgcaccgtTTTCGTTGTATGTTGTATTATTTTGGTTCGTTGAACACTAATATGACCCCAAAAATGCTCTGCAAATATGTAATCCAAGGTAGCAACCAATATTGCGGTGTACGTAAATTTAGAATTAATATtcatttccagagttttatttgaaaaggccCTATGAACAAAGGCAATCTCATGGCATATTGGATTTTCAAGACGAGTCATATGAAAGCACGAGGAGAATCACctcctttttgattttttttttcaattggacAGGAATAGAGCAGCATTGTACAAAagcttgtatgaaaaattagggtgacctactttttgaaaaggtgacaatctgcaatgttttaaaatatctttgttcaaaaaatgcttcaaactacaaaaaaaagtgcgcttCACAAACGACGACGTGAACTTATCAAGTATCTAACATggtcatatttttttcactcaataattttgttctgattttgtaaattattgttttaagtacagtcatcccacatattcggaacggtttacagatcggccaacgctcaaaaaatcatagcaaatcgataattgaacttaatgattcgcttttaccttcatttgaaagcttttcttgcgatctttcgaatgatgtatcgaacaactgcaaattttaacttttatatcaagtttttgaagaaaaacattgacccttgaaatccacaaattcggaacacttttttcttacggatgtaaacaaactttggttctctccgtgagcacataatttttacaaaataatgacttctcgcactgaaaccaacgaaactcaagctAAGTTATGTTTTATaagtggtctgataactttttttgttaaaatatcagttaaattcaggtgttccacaattgtgggaggcacaataacaacccacaattatggaacaggcaatttggaggcagtgttttgctgctctggataaaatagtcttgaaatgaggttttttgtttaaaaaatactaattttactagtgaaatagcaagagaatgtccaaatgaaggccctaaaaatagtagggtcgacagaaaagctacattTGCCATGTTATTgataaattatcacaaaagtgttccgaatttgtgggtgttccgaatatgtgggatgactgtacaacgCCGTGAAAACGTGAATAATAAACATTACTGGCTATTTGTGACTGTCTGCGTTTCAAGTGTGACCAATACATCCACCACATcttgcaaaatgtttgaaaacgaCGTTTTATTTCTAGTTTTTCTAGAATGTTAACGAAACTCTCATGAAACCGTATATTCTTCTAaactattcaaaaattatttgaaatttcaaaaaataataaattgatcACAATCAAAAACTCTTCCAGCAAGATTCAAATCTCCTGCCAGTATAAAACGATTCCGTACGTCCCCCAGCCGGGGCAGACGcagcgcagcagcagcagcatcgacACGGTCGCAGCTATGACACGATGGTTCTCACTTTCAGCCTAGACAAGCAGGGTCAGCAAAGTCAGCGagcaccgacgacgacgaccccgACCAAATCCGTCTTTCGACACATCAGCTCCGCTAATCCTCGAGCAGCAGCGGTCATAAAATTTGCTTCGCGAGCCAACCCCGCTGGCCGTGGCCGTTGTCAAGCCCCGAGCCTGGCTGGCCTGCCCCGCCGTATGatgtaatattgattttttgtttatccaagcgcaaaaattaaattcaaaatgggGAGGTCGACGGTGGAACGCTTCTTCGCCCTGCTGTCGATTCCGGGGTGGGTTCTTGGACAGATCGGAATAGTGGGGATCACCCCGCAAGCTACTGCCCCTTCCGGGGGTCGATTCTCCAGCTTTCGTGACCTCCCAAGCAGCAAATGGCCTCACCAATTTGCAAATTACCTGCACATTTCCACAGCTTGGAGAACGATGCTGGTGAGCTACTGCTGCTAGTCACGGCGGTGGTACTGGCCGCTGGCGTTTCGGATGTGGCAGGTTGACCTCCGACCAGCGTCAGCTTCATATTCCGGACCGCATCCTTCCGCAGGACCACATTATCTCCGATGTGGGGACAATCCATGATTTCGCTAATAAATCCTCTGGCAGCTGCTGTTCGGATTCAAGGAACACTTTTCACTGCGGATTCCACGGAACACGATCCGCGGGGGCCACTAACCCTCTCCGACACTACTTCTGCAGCTAATCCTCGAAAATGCCAGGGAACGTTTCCCAGgtgacacacatacacacacacacgcctgCTTTGTTGCGTTTTTCCTTTTGCCCCCTCCCTCGAATCCACGCAAATCGCACGGTCCCGGAACCAAAATCCGAAATGAAAATGTcgtggcgacgacgacgacgcactAGCAAACCAGGAACGGATTATTACGGAACTGTGGTCGGACCATCGTCCTCCTGTACTCGCGATTGCGTTCGACAAAGAAGATCCGAAAAGGAAGCAAAAATGCTGTACAACACCACAGTCGGTTGAGGTTGAATGTTGAGAGTGCGTTCTGAATCGCCGCCGTCCGTCGTTGTCACACTCACGCACACTACATCGGGGAAGGTGTTGCGCGACGAACGGTTGCGTGACGAGTTACGACGGCGTTGCGCAACTGTTTGTAACCATAGACTAGAAAACAAAGCTAAAACATTTAATGCGATACTCACTAATgttatttaaatcaaaacttCTTAAAAGCTTATCATAAACCTAATTGAAAATACTGtaacagagttttttttgaaaaggaccaataaaccattgtctttcatatgtttataggacctaatcaaaaaaaactctagtgtTGAACTTCCCGTTCATAAGATAtagttttaaaaga
Protein-coding sequences here:
- the LOC6041482 gene encoding LOW QUALITY PROTEIN: ubiquitin carboxyl-terminal hydrolase 3 (The sequence of the model RefSeq protein was modified relative to this genomic sequence to represent the inferred CDS: deleted 1 base in 1 codon), translated to MDCPHIGDNVVLRKDAVRNMKLTLVGGQPATSETPAASTTAVTSSSSSPASFSKLWKCAECSGKDNWMCLQCGSVRCGRYEQGHALKHSSQRNHSICINTVNLSVYCYKCDEFVVNDTADNVLEEIRGELKDGDCDTVSETSSTMEEISSSKSGGGGQENASSTSSSSDSGWEEPSSASSAVSSTSSHSGAALSAVTLITPVRKLRPRKRTISSDSNNENGAVANGGNGASNSSSSQAKRKSMRRVVGLRNLGNTCFMNSVLQSLSNIQEFSCYFNAMPSLETGKHKQKAYHSRSMKENLDDVFVVEELRKVLLNLSQGGDGSKGAISPECLFLVIWKVVPQFRGHRQHDAHEFLRYMLDRLHTELQQVSFPVDGSLAGGGAGGGGHKPGEGKPNPYNVPALSHLHTKGRNSIVTNVFGGILQSEVRCLICGMESKKHDPFLDLSLDIPEKYYTKESAVDGGDKDKDAPVCHISDCLSSFTEVEELAETELYYCNSCKCKQKSTKRFWIRRLPNVLCLHIKRFRWNNFYRTKIDLRISFPINALDMSQFVLNNGPETRRSNSSCNVYDLAAVIVHHGNGSSCGHYTSFAINNGVWMHFNDHTVKEVSSAAVADCKPYILFYIKRDPTNASRVGGQAS